Proteins encoded within one genomic window of uncultured Sphingopyxis sp.:
- a CDS encoding amino acid permease, which produces MFGPRKSLDDIRSHEASQSLAKTLSWPHLIALGVGAIVGTGIYTLTGVGAERAGPAVILAFAIAGMVCACAALAYTELATMIPAAGSAYTFSYVALGETIAWIVGWSLILEYSLACSTVAVGWSGYLVGWIQSAGVALPPALLSGPHDGGIVNLPAVLVSLTVMGMLVAGTRESATLNIILVIIKLLALAAFIAFALPAFDFSNLQPFMPYGFGSVESGGEKRGVMAAAAIVFFAFYGFDAVATSAEETKQPKRDLTIGIIGSMLVCTLIYMGVAITAVGALPFQQLANSTEPLALVLRTLDQPVAAHLVALAAIIALPSVILVMMYGQSRIFFVMARDGLLPKRLATVSPRTGAPTLITILTGLSIAAVAGIFRLDEIAELANAGTLLAFIAVGVCLMVLRRNAPQIERLFRCPAPYVVGTAAVLGCLYLLVSLPSSTIVRFIIWNLAGLPIYFAYGRWRSARQRSAIAA; this is translated from the coding sequence ATGTTCGGTCCGCGCAAGTCGCTCGATGACATCCGGTCGCACGAGGCAAGCCAGTCGCTGGCGAAAACATTGAGCTGGCCGCATCTGATCGCGCTGGGCGTCGGCGCCATCGTGGGGACGGGCATCTATACGCTGACCGGGGTCGGAGCGGAGCGCGCGGGGCCGGCCGTGATCCTGGCCTTCGCGATCGCCGGAATGGTCTGCGCCTGCGCCGCGCTCGCCTATACCGAGCTTGCCACGATGATTCCCGCGGCCGGGAGCGCCTATACGTTCAGCTATGTCGCATTGGGCGAAACCATCGCGTGGATCGTCGGATGGAGCCTGATCCTCGAATATTCGCTCGCTTGCTCGACGGTTGCCGTCGGCTGGTCGGGCTATCTGGTGGGCTGGATACAATCCGCGGGCGTCGCGCTGCCGCCGGCGTTGCTGTCGGGGCCGCATGACGGGGGCATCGTCAACCTGCCCGCGGTGCTGGTCTCGCTGACGGTCATGGGGATGCTCGTCGCGGGCACGCGGGAAAGCGCGACCCTCAACATCATTCTCGTCATCATCAAATTGCTGGCGCTGGCGGCCTTCATCGCCTTTGCGCTTCCCGCGTTCGATTTCTCCAATCTGCAACCCTTCATGCCCTATGGCTTCGGATCGGTGGAAAGCGGAGGCGAGAAGCGCGGCGTGATGGCGGCGGCGGCCATCGTGTTTTTCGCCTTTTACGGCTTCGACGCGGTCGCGACCTCGGCCGAGGAAACCAAGCAGCCGAAGCGTGACCTGACCATCGGCATCATCGGTTCGATGCTGGTCTGTACCCTCATCTATATGGGGGTTGCGATCACGGCGGTCGGCGCGCTGCCTTTTCAGCAACTCGCCAATTCGACCGAGCCGCTCGCCCTCGTCCTGCGCACGCTCGACCAGCCGGTGGCGGCGCATCTTGTGGCGCTCGCGGCGATCATCGCGCTGCCGTCGGTCATCCTCGTGATGATGTACGGCCAAAGCCGCATCTTCTTTGTGATGGCGCGCGACGGGCTTTTGCCCAAACGGCTGGCAACGGTCAGCCCGAGGACCGGCGCGCCGACGCTGATCACCATCCTGACCGGCCTGTCGATCGCCGCGGTGGCGGGCATCTTCCGCCTCGACGAAATCGCCGAGCTCGCCAATGCCGGAACCCTGCTCGCCTTCATCGCCGTGGGCGTGTGCCTGATGGTTCTGCGCCGGAACGCGCCGCAAATCGAACGGCTGTTCCGCTGTCCCGCGCCCTATGTCGTCGGGACCGCCGCGGTGCTCGGCTGCCTCTATCTGCTCGTCAGCCTGCCGTCGTCGACCATCGTCCGCTTCATCATCTGGAACCTCGCCGGTCTTCCGATCTATTTCGCCTATGGGCGGTGGCGCAGCGCGCGCCAGCGTTCGGCGATCGCGGCCTGA
- a CDS encoding Xaa-Pro peptidase family protein, whose translation MTIGCSTAEIELASLAPWASPAPPIGTAERRARLAAAQERMAEIGADAMLVNAGPSLRYFTGVAWAPSERLVAMLLPAAGEPRIICPAFERGSLIAELAIDADLLLWEEDEDPVRLVGKLLAPGDTLAVDPLLPFAVGERLRRSFALVDGSPAIDGLRMVKSPSELALMGQAKAMTLEVHRRAARILAPGIRASEVKRFIDRAHRALGAGGSSFCAVQFGRATAFPHGLPEDQQLQEGQLVLIDTGCTIDGYHSDITRTYAFGAVESEIRAMWELEKEAQAAAFEAAQPGASCESVDTAARDVLERAGLGPDYRLPGLPHRTGHGIGLSIHEPAYLVRGDRTPLAPGMCFSNEPMIVVPDRYGIRLEDHFHVTETGAAWFTEPQHSIDRPFA comes from the coding sequence ATGACGATTGGATGTTCGACCGCCGAAATCGAGCTCGCGAGCCTCGCGCCCTGGGCCTCACCCGCCCCGCCGATCGGCACCGCGGAACGGCGCGCGCGCCTCGCCGCAGCGCAGGAGCGGATGGCGGAGATCGGCGCCGATGCCATGCTCGTCAACGCCGGACCAAGCTTGCGCTATTTCACCGGGGTGGCATGGGCGCCCTCCGAGCGGCTGGTGGCGATGCTGTTGCCCGCGGCGGGCGAGCCGAGGATCATCTGCCCCGCGTTCGAACGGGGATCGCTGATCGCCGAACTCGCGATCGACGCCGATCTGCTGCTTTGGGAGGAGGATGAGGATCCCGTTCGGCTGGTCGGAAAGCTGCTTGCGCCGGGCGACACGCTCGCGGTCGACCCCCTGTTGCCTTTCGCCGTGGGCGAGCGGCTGCGGCGCAGCTTCGCTCTGGTCGATGGCTCGCCCGCCATCGACGGTCTGCGCATGGTCAAATCGCCGTCCGAACTCGCGCTGATGGGGCAGGCAAAGGCGATGACGCTCGAAGTCCACCGGCGCGCGGCGCGAATATTGGCGCCGGGAATCCGTGCCAGCGAGGTCAAGCGTTTCATCGACCGGGCACACCGCGCGCTGGGCGCCGGCGGATCGAGTTTTTGCGCCGTACAGTTCGGACGCGCGACGGCCTTTCCTCACGGATTGCCGGAGGATCAGCAACTGCAGGAGGGGCAGCTTGTCCTGATCGATACGGGCTGCACGATCGACGGCTATCACAGCGACATTACCCGCACCTATGCCTTTGGCGCGGTCGAATCCGAAATCCGCGCGATGTGGGAGCTGGAAAAGGAGGCGCAGGCCGCCGCCTTCGAGGCGGCGCAGCCGGGCGCGTCGTGCGAAAGCGTCGACACCGCCGCCCGCGACGTTCTGGAGCGCGCGGGGCTCGGTCCCGATTACCGGCTGCCGGGCCTGCCGCATCGCACCGGGCACGGGATCGGCCTTTCCATCCACGAGCCCGCCTATCTCGTGCGCGGCGACCGGACGCCGCTGGCGCCGGGCATGTGTTTTTCGAACGAGCCCATGATCGTCGTCCCCGACCGCTACGGCATCCGGCTGGAAGATCATTTCCATGTCACCGAGACAGGCGCCGCCTGGTTCACCGAGCCCCAGCATTCGATCGATCGGCCGTTCGCATGA
- a CDS encoding FAD-binding oxidoreductase, producing the protein MRVNIIGGGIVGLCSGMALAEAGHRVTIIDDDADRRAASWGNAGHIATEQVAPLASPASLRTAFRRPFAAGGPLDLPLSGVRHWLGFLPRFLAAARPAAFRSGSAALGSLLDGALPAWQHMAALAGKPMLLRADGHYILWENAAIARAGSAAWHAADIGTASLHTVEAAEMARLASLVGVPIADALRFQGSGQITDLGALADALEDAFRARGGTIERSSARLAVDGGRARVEGHDADIVVVAAGVRSRALMEQAGHVVPLIAERGYHIRAAAGEWPAGLPPLVFEDRAMIVTRFADTVQAASFVEFHSPGAPPDPRKWDRLERHVRELGLPFAPPFTRWMGARPTLPDYLPAIGRSRRIGNLVYAFGHQHLGLTLAAVTGDLVRALIERERPMVDLAPFDLARFGE; encoded by the coding sequence GTGCGCGTCAATATCATCGGCGGCGGTATCGTGGGGCTCTGTTCGGGCATGGCGCTGGCCGAGGCGGGCCACCGCGTCACGATCATCGACGACGATGCGGACCGTCGCGCGGCCTCGTGGGGCAACGCCGGCCATATCGCGACCGAACAGGTGGCCCCGCTCGCCTCGCCGGCTTCCTTGCGCACCGCCTTTCGCCGCCCTTTCGCGGCGGGCGGGCCGCTCGACCTGCCGCTGTCGGGGGTTCGCCACTGGCTCGGCTTTCTTCCCCGCTTCCTCGCGGCGGCCCGGCCTGCGGCATTTCGCAGCGGCAGCGCCGCGCTCGGGTCGCTGCTCGACGGGGCGTTGCCCGCCTGGCAACATATGGCCGCGCTGGCCGGCAAGCCGATGCTGCTTCGCGCCGACGGCCATTATATTTTGTGGGAAAACGCGGCGATCGCGCGGGCCGGCTCGGCCGCCTGGCACGCGGCCGACATCGGCACCGCCAGCCTTCACACGGTCGAGGCGGCCGAGATGGCGCGTCTCGCGTCGCTGGTCGGCGTCCCGATCGCGGACGCCTTGCGGTTCCAGGGCAGCGGGCAAATCACGGACCTCGGGGCGCTGGCCGACGCGCTGGAGGACGCGTTTCGCGCGCGGGGCGGCACGATCGAGCGATCGTCCGCGCGGCTTGCGGTCGATGGCGGCCGGGCGCGCGTCGAGGGGCATGACGCCGACATCGTCGTCGTCGCGGCGGGCGTGCGCAGCCGCGCCCTGATGGAACAGGCCGGTCATGTCGTCCCGCTGATCGCCGAGCGCGGCTATCATATCCGCGCCGCGGCGGGCGAATGGCCGGCCGGCCTTCCGCCGCTGGTGTTCGAAGACCGCGCCATGATCGTCACGCGCTTTGCCGACACGGTGCAGGCCGCCAGCTTCGTCGAATTTCATTCGCCCGGCGCGCCGCCCGATCCGCGCAAATGGGACCGGCTGGAACGCCATGTTCGCGAACTCGGCCTGCCCTTCGCTCCACCCTTCACCCGCTGGATGGGCGCCCGCCCGACGCTGCCCGACTATCTGCCCGCGATCGGCCGGTCGCGCCGCATCGGCAATCTGGTTTATGCCTTTGGTCACCAGCATCTGGGCCTGACGCTCGCCGCCGTGACCGGCGACCTGGTGCGCGCCCTGATCGAACGGGAAAGGCCCATGGTCGACCTGGCGCCCTTCGACCTCGCCCGCTTTGGAGAATGA
- a CDS encoding GntR family transcriptional regulator, whose product MSIVVRTLSERVFDIVREQIVVGELATDMPIRQDALAAELGVSKIPVREALARLEQEGLLISHPNRGYLVRPMSAAEADEIYALRLALEPAAAAFAAVHADDAEREEAQRVYERLDAAASDNLADVAMRNRDFHTALVRVGGRLLTTQMVERLSILSERYVVAHLEPSGRESRAHLEHRQLLDAWMARDGDTVEHLLTEHIKATLADLKAQLKVAV is encoded by the coding sequence ATGAGTATAGTGGTCCGCACCCTGTCCGAACGCGTGTTCGATATCGTTCGCGAGCAGATTGTCGTCGGCGAACTGGCGACCGACATGCCGATCCGCCAAGACGCGCTGGCCGCCGAACTGGGGGTCAGCAAGATTCCGGTGCGCGAGGCGCTGGCCCGGCTGGAACAGGAGGGGCTGCTCATCAGCCACCCGAACCGCGGCTATCTCGTCCGGCCGATGTCGGCGGCCGAGGCGGACGAAATCTATGCGCTGCGGCTGGCGCTCGAGCCCGCCGCCGCCGCCTTCGCGGCCGTCCATGCCGACGACGCCGAGCGCGAGGAGGCGCAGCGCGTGTACGAGCGTCTCGACGCCGCCGCCAGCGACAATCTGGCCGATGTCGCGATGCGCAATCGCGATTTCCACACCGCGCTCGTCCGGGTCGGCGGCCGGTTGCTCACGACCCAGATGGTCGAACGGCTTTCGATCCTTTCGGAGCGTTATGTGGTCGCCCATCTGGAGCCGTCGGGCCGCGAATCGCGGGCGCATCTCGAACACCGGCAACTGCTCGACGCATGGATGGCGCGCGACGGCGATACCGTCGAACATCTGCTGACCGAGCATATCAAGGCGACGCTCGCCGATCTGAAAGCACAATTGAAAGTCGCGGTCTGA
- a CDS encoding family 43 glycosylhydrolase yields the protein MMRGVFLAGLIWAASPACLAQGAPQPEAIVSKGNPILADGRTYSTDPAPLVVGDTLYILAGRDEAAPDVNDFIMNEWQMLATQSPASGQWRHYPATMRPDAIFAWAEPGRAYAGQVVEGGDGRFYFYASVMEKESGAKDRFAIGVAVADTPLGPWRDAHPAGPIISQRVPQANDIQNIDPTVLVDDDGRVYIYWGTFGQLRGMELARDMVTPAGQEHAIKGLTGFFEAPWIMKRKGVYYMIYAGNNAGPDSPCTPAVYHACQAYGTASSPLGPWTWRGVVLKPVSSTTSHAGAVEFRGQWYLAYHTADARDGGHFRRSVALDRLIWDDSVSPPAIRPVTPTRAPMPAAAPTRNIAGAAAAAASNQPIPVQYWIRALNDGKVRKNPLPPEMWGSWTGRNPARPWIEYRWHRPVTLTGSRIWFFADQPAGASVGVAPPRAWHLEYWDRGWKRVRGAGTYGAVPGQFEAVAFPAVTTRCLRAVFDASGDGGVHAGVGVQEWEALAPRAAVPPAEPDERAAPCEG from the coding sequence CGATCGTCAGCAAGGGCAACCCGATCCTGGCCGATGGCCGCACTTATTCCACCGATCCCGCGCCGCTGGTCGTCGGCGATACGCTTTATATCCTGGCGGGACGCGATGAAGCGGCCCCGGACGTCAACGACTTCATCATGAACGAATGGCAGATGCTGGCGACGCAGAGCCCTGCTTCGGGACAATGGCGGCACTATCCGGCGACCATGCGCCCCGACGCCATATTCGCCTGGGCCGAACCCGGCCGCGCCTATGCCGGGCAAGTGGTCGAAGGGGGCGACGGGCGCTTCTATTTCTATGCCTCGGTCATGGAGAAGGAAAGCGGTGCGAAGGACCGCTTCGCCATCGGCGTCGCGGTCGCCGATACGCCGCTCGGCCCCTGGCGCGACGCGCATCCCGCCGGCCCGATCATCTCGCAGCGGGTGCCGCAGGCCAACGATATACAGAATATCGACCCGACGGTGCTGGTCGACGATGACGGCCGGGTCTATATCTACTGGGGCACTTTCGGGCAGCTGCGCGGCATGGAACTCGCGCGCGACATGGTCACCCCCGCGGGCCAGGAACATGCGATAAAGGGGCTGACGGGCTTCTTCGAGGCGCCGTGGATCATGAAGCGCAAGGGCGTTTATTACATGATCTACGCCGGTAACAATGCGGGCCCCGACAGCCCCTGCACGCCCGCCGTCTATCACGCCTGTCAGGCCTATGGCACCGCCTCCTCGCCATTGGGGCCGTGGACGTGGCGGGGGGTGGTCCTGAAGCCCGTGTCATCGACCACCAGCCACGCGGGCGCGGTCGAGTTCCGCGGGCAATGGTATCTGGCCTATCATACCGCCGACGCCAGGGACGGCGGCCATTTCCGCCGATCGGTCGCGCTCGACCGGCTCATATGGGACGACAGCGTGTCGCCACCGGCGATCCGGCCGGTCACGCCGACCCGCGCGCCGATGCCCGCGGCGGCGCCGACGCGCAACATCGCGGGCGCCGCGGCCGCCGCCGCGTCGAACCAGCCGATTCCTGTGCAATATTGGATCCGGGCGCTGAATGACGGCAAGGTCCGCAAAAATCCGTTGCCGCCCGAAATGTGGGGCAGCTGGACCGGCCGGAATCCCGCCCGGCCGTGGATCGAATATCGTTGGCACCGCCCCGTGACGCTGACCGGCAGCCGGATCTGGTTCTTTGCCGACCAGCCGGCGGGCGCGAGCGTTGGCGTGGCGCCGCCGCGCGCCTGGCACCTCGAATATTGGGATCGGGGCTGGAAACGCGTTCGCGGCGCCGGCACCTATGGCGCCGTGCCCGGACAATTTGAGGCGGTCGCGTTCCCGGCGGTCACGACGCGCTGCTTGCGCGCGGTGTTCGATGCGTCGGGCGATGGCGGCGTCCACGCGGGCGTCGGCGTGCAGGAGTGGGAGGCGCTGGCGCCCCGCGCGGCGGTGCCGCCGGCCGAACCCGACGAACGCGCCGCACCCTGCGAAGGATGA
- a CDS encoding 4-hydroxyproline epimerase has translation MRHTFFCIDGHTAGNPVRLVAGGAPMLKGDSMSARRQDFLARFDWIRTGLCFEPRGHDMMSGGFLYPPTRDDTDVGILFIETSGCLPMCGHGTIGIITFALEHGLIVPATPGRLKVEVPAGVIDITYESDGDKVTAVSIVNVPAYVAARGIAIEVEGIGALSVDVAYGGNYYAIVEPQGGYTGLDDLGAARLIELGGRIRQAVQAKFEPVHPLDPTIRGVSHVLWADKPRADGADGRNAVFYGDKAIDRSPCGTGTSARLAHLAGAGKLEAGDRFVHESYIGSLFTGRVESETTIAGQPAIIPSITGSAIATGFNTIWIDRSDRFWDGFQVK, from the coding sequence ATGCGTCACACCTTCTTCTGCATCGACGGGCATACGGCGGGAAATCCGGTTCGTCTGGTTGCAGGCGGCGCGCCGATGCTGAAGGGCGATTCGATGTCGGCGCGGCGGCAGGATTTCCTGGCCCGGTTCGACTGGATCCGGACCGGCCTGTGTTTCGAGCCGCGCGGTCACGACATGATGTCCGGCGGGTTTCTGTATCCGCCGACCCGGGACGACACCGACGTCGGCATATTGTTCATCGAAACATCGGGCTGCCTGCCGATGTGCGGCCACGGCACGATCGGGATCATCACCTTCGCGCTCGAACATGGCCTCATCGTGCCGGCGACGCCCGGCCGGCTGAAGGTCGAGGTTCCGGCGGGCGTCATCGACATCACCTATGAAAGTGATGGCGACAAGGTGACGGCGGTGAGCATCGTCAATGTTCCCGCCTATGTCGCCGCGCGCGGTATCGCGATCGAGGTGGAGGGCATCGGGGCGCTCTCGGTCGATGTCGCTTATGGCGGCAATTATTATGCGATCGTCGAGCCGCAGGGCGGCTATACCGGGCTCGACGATCTGGGCGCCGCGCGCCTGATCGAACTGGGCGGGCGGATCCGGCAGGCCGTGCAGGCCAAATTCGAACCGGTGCATCCGCTCGATCCGACGATCCGGGGGGTCAGCCATGTGCTGTGGGCCGACAAGCCGCGCGCCGACGGGGCCGATGGCCGCAACGCGGTATTCTATGGCGACAAGGCGATCGACCGCAGCCCGTGCGGTACCGGCACCTCGGCCCGCCTGGCGCATCTTGCCGGGGCCGGCAAGCTGGAGGCCGGCGACCGCTTCGTTCACGAAAGCTATATCGGCAGCCTGTTCACCGGGCGCGTCGAATCCGAAACGACGATCGCCGGGCAGCCGGCGATCATTCCGTCGATCACGGGTTCCGCGATCGCCACCGGTTTCAATACGATTTGGATTGATCGCAGCGATCGCTTCTGGGACGGATTTCAGGTCAAATAG
- a CDS encoding dihydrodipicolinate synthase family protein — MTIGWKGVFPAVTTQLREDLSIDLADTQRVVDDLIRDGVTGVIALGTVGENNSLEYDEKIAVLSAIVEVVAGRVPVITGVSEYDTRRAVRYAAAAEKAGADGLMLLPPMVYVPQPHELVAHFKGVAERTGLPIMLYNNPPAYRTVIDKAVLEALVDVDNIVAVKESAPDTRRFTDFRNAFGDRYVLFAGLDDVALEGLYLGAQGWVSGLTNAFPKESVELVAAFERGDHARALEIYRWFMPLLHLDAEHDLVQSIKLAEQVMGRGSERVLPPRLPLVGARRAEVIAMVEQAAATRPASVSAKAA, encoded by the coding sequence ATGACGATTGGTTGGAAGGGCGTTTTTCCGGCAGTGACGACCCAGCTGCGCGAGGATTTGTCGATCGATCTGGCGGATACGCAGCGCGTGGTCGACGATCTTATTCGGGACGGCGTGACCGGCGTGATCGCGCTGGGCACCGTGGGCGAGAATAATTCGCTCGAATATGATGAAAAGATCGCCGTTCTGTCGGCCATCGTCGAAGTGGTTGCGGGGCGCGTGCCGGTGATCACCGGCGTGTCCGAATATGATACCCGCCGCGCGGTGCGTTACGCCGCGGCGGCGGAAAAGGCGGGGGCCGACGGCCTGATGCTGCTGCCGCCGATGGTCTATGTTCCGCAGCCGCACGAGCTGGTCGCCCACTTCAAAGGGGTGGCGGAGCGGACCGGATTGCCGATCATGCTCTATAACAACCCGCCGGCCTATCGCACGGTGATCGACAAGGCCGTGCTCGAGGCGCTGGTCGATGTCGACAATATCGTCGCGGTCAAGGAATCGGCGCCCGACACGCGCCGCTTCACCGATTTTCGCAATGCGTTCGGTGATCGCTACGTCCTGTTCGCCGGTCTCGACGACGTCGCGCTCGAGGGGCTGTATCTTGGCGCGCAGGGCTGGGTTTCGGGCCTCACCAATGCGTTCCCGAAGGAGTCGGTCGAGCTGGTCGCGGCGTTCGAACGCGGCGATCATGCGCGGGCGCTGGAAATCTATCGCTGGTTCATGCCGCTGCTCCACCTCGACGCCGAGCATGACCTCGTCCAGTCGATCAAGCTGGCCGAACAGGTCATGGGCCGCGGTTCGGAGCGGGTGCTGCCGCCGCGTCTGCCGCTCGTCGGCGCGCGCCGGGCAGAGGTGATCGCGATGGTGGAACAGGCGGCCGCCACCCGCCCGGCCTCGGTCAGCGCAAAAGCGGCCTGA
- a CDS encoding glycoside hydrolase, which translates to MKRPLIAACLLLAGCAEARPVIGPPPPALALDPFYTKSVSAAGIPISASDAVPDEALFTARRIVLAMLEKRPDLAHALVSAGQRVMIMGVEEQTTDVPEQRDWKKPAIDDPRLTRCERKYYAERIGRLSDREYWNSRARGMGGLLTSGATENLLAMPGTRYFGETILVHEFSHAIFDAMETADPALFAQVQKAYADAMTRHLWDGQYGATTAHEYWAEGTQFWFNSNKLAVIDGRRILSDADLSRHDPALAAALRAVYGDRHRLPGDPFYRHPARVPDGPPSQSTGETC; encoded by the coding sequence ATGAAGCGTCCGCTCATCGCCGCTTGCCTGCTGCTCGCGGGCTGCGCAGAAGCGCGCCCGGTGATCGGCCCGCCGCCGCCCGCGCTCGCGCTCGACCCCTTTTACACCAAATCGGTGAGCGCGGCGGGCATCCCGATCAGCGCGTCGGACGCGGTGCCCGACGAAGCCCTGTTCACCGCCCGCCGGATCGTGCTGGCGATGCTCGAAAAGCGTCCCGATCTCGCGCATGCGCTTGTATCGGCGGGGCAGCGCGTGATGATCATGGGCGTCGAGGAACAGACCACCGACGTCCCCGAACAGCGCGATTGGAAAAAGCCGGCGATCGACGATCCACGCCTGACGCGTTGCGAACGCAAATATTATGCGGAGCGGATCGGGCGCCTCTCCGACCGCGAATATTGGAACAGCCGCGCGCGGGGCATGGGCGGCCTGCTGACCAGCGGGGCGACCGAAAATCTTCTGGCGATGCCCGGCACCCGCTATTTCGGCGAAACCATATTGGTCCACGAATTCTCGCACGCGATCTTCGACGCGATGGAAACCGCCGACCCGGCTCTGTTCGCGCAAGTCCAGAAAGCCTATGCGGACGCCATGACCAGACATCTGTGGGACGGCCAATATGGCGCGACGACGGCGCATGAATATTGGGCCGAGGGAACGCAATTCTGGTTCAATTCCAACAAGCTCGCCGTCATCGACGGCAGGCGCATCCTGTCCGATGCCGACCTCAGCCGACACGATCCGGCGCTCGCGGCGGCGCTGAGGGCGGTTTATGGCGACCGGCATCGCCTGCCCGGCGACCCATTCTACCGCCACCCCGCCCGCGTTCCGGACGGCCCGCCCTCGCAAAGCACCGGCGAGACCTGCTGA
- a CDS encoding glycoside hydrolase family 27 protein, with amino-acid sequence MRLLLAALCLSLALQLPAQARSAVEGVWLFDDAPSYPGVTMLEVADDAGVISGSVTTLWYGPIALQNARIEGDTLTFDLRNLNDKAHPTRRWTARFTPAGVKLTGDIWYAHVEQDGRRGGVKDAEARAFRFAPDLPPLGAIAPDNLAATPPMGWSSWNKFGDKIDDATIRAMADALVATGLRDAGYLYVNIDDGWQGERDANGVLQPNAKFPDMKALTAYVHSKGLKIGIYTSQGPRTCAGYEGSYGHIQQDAQTFADWGFDYLKHDLCSGEWFYDDADKVKRSYYEMGLALKATGRPMLYSLCQYGRFDVSEWGRSVGGHLWRTTGDITDDYATMSDIGFERNPKFGHAGPGGWNDPDMLEVGNGGMSEDEYVTHLTLWAIQAAPLIMGHDLRQTPESALRLLKNREVIAIDQDVKGVQGRAIRKEGPLEVWRKELADGSVALALFNRGEAAAQMAPTAADADLARLTRVRDLWRGAAVAIDDLQFTVPAHGAVLLRVDGEPI; translated from the coding sequence ATGCGATTGCTGCTGGCCGCGCTGTGCCTGTCTCTGGCGCTGCAACTTCCCGCCCAGGCGCGTTCCGCGGTCGAAGGCGTCTGGCTGTTCGACGACGCGCCGAGCTATCCCGGCGTCACCATGCTCGAAGTGGCGGACGATGCGGGCGTGATCAGCGGCAGCGTAACGACCTTATGGTATGGGCCGATCGCTTTGCAGAATGCCCGTATCGAGGGCGACACGCTGACCTTCGACCTACGCAACCTCAACGACAAGGCGCATCCCACGCGCCGCTGGACGGCGCGGTTCACCCCTGCGGGCGTCAAGCTGACCGGCGATATATGGTATGCGCATGTCGAGCAGGACGGCCGCCGCGGCGGGGTGAAGGACGCCGAGGCCCGCGCCTTTCGCTTCGCCCCCGATCTTCCGCCGCTGGGAGCGATCGCGCCCGACAACCTCGCCGCGACGCCGCCGATGGGCTGGTCGAGCTGGAACAAGTTCGGCGACAAGATCGACGATGCGACGATCCGCGCGATGGCCGACGCGTTGGTCGCGACCGGCCTCCGCGATGCCGGCTATCTTTATGTCAACATCGACGATGGCTGGCAGGGCGAGCGCGACGCGAACGGCGTGCTGCAGCCCAATGCGAAATTCCCCGACATGAAGGCGCTCACCGCCTATGTTCATTCGAAGGGGCTGAAGATCGGCATCTATACGTCGCAGGGTCCGCGGACCTGCGCCGGCTATGAAGGAAGCTACGGACATATCCAGCAGGACGCCCAGACCTTTGCCGACTGGGGATTCGACTATCTGAAACATGATCTATGCTCGGGCGAATGGTTCTACGACGACGCCGACAAGGTGAAGCGCAGCTACTATGAAATGGGGCTCGCGCTGAAAGCGACGGGGCGGCCGATGCTCTACTCCTTGTGCCAATATGGTCGGTTCGACGTGTCCGAATGGGGGCGATCGGTCGGCGGCCATCTGTGGCGCACGACCGGCGACATCACCGACGATTATGCAACCATGTCGGACATCGGCTTCGAACGGAATCCGAAATTCGGCCACGCCGGGCCGGGGGGATGGAACGATCCCGATATGCTGGAGGTCGGCAATGGCGGCATGAGCGAGGACGAATATGTCACGCACCTGACATTGTGGGCGATCCAGGCCGCGCCGCTGATCATGGGACACGACCTGCGGCAGACCCCCGAGAGCGCGCTGCGCCTTCTCAAGAACCGCGAAGTCATCGCCATCGATCAGGACGTCAAGGGCGTTCAGGGCCGCGCGATCCGCAAGGAAGGCCCGCTGGAGGTGTGGCGCAAGGAACTGGCGGACGGGTCGGTCGCGCTGGCGCTCTTCAACCGCGGAGAGGCGGCGGCGCAAATGGCGCCGACGGCGGCCGACGCCGATCTGGCGCGGTTGACGCGGGTGCGCGACCTGTGGCGCGGTGCGGCAGTCGCCATCGACGATTTGCAGTTCACGGTGCCGGCGCATGGCGCGGTGCTGCTGCGGGTCGATGGCGAGCCGATTTGA